The Halococcus saccharolyticus DSM 5350 genome contains the following window.
TCGGCGATGCGGTCACGAGCCTCGACATGCCCGCGATCGCCCAAGCGATCCGGGCCGGAGAGCTCGGTTCGCTCGGCGGCGTCGGACCGGACACGCTCAAACTGATCGCGTTCGTCGCGATGTTCGCCGGCTTCGCGGTCAAGGTGCCGATCGTGCCGGTCCACACGTGGCTGCCGGATGCTCACGTCGAGGCTCCGACGCCCGCATCGGTGCTGCTGGCGGGCGTCCTCCTGAAGATGGGGACGTACGCGCTGCTGCGGTTCAACTTCACCATGCTGCCGGACGTGGCCGCCGATCTCGCGCCCTACATCGCGATCCTCGCGGTGGTGAGCGTGATCTACGGCGCGATGCTCGCACTCGCCCAGCAGGACCTCAAACGGATCGTGGCGTACTCGTCGATCTCGTCGATGGGGTTCGTCATTCTGGGTCTCGTGGCGTACACCGAGTTCGGGCTGGGCGGAGCGACCTTCCAGATGCTCTCGCACGGCCTGATCTCCGGGCTGCTGTTCGCGTGTGTCGGCGTGATCTACAACACGACCCACACCCGGATGGTCGGTGACATGGCGGGACTCGCCGACCGGATGCCGGTCACTACCGGCATGTTCATCGCAGGCTGTTTCGCCTACATGGGGCTGCCGTTCATGGCGGGGTTCATGGGCGAGTACTTCATCTTCCAGGGCTCGTTCGCCGCCGAGTTCGCGGGCTCGATGGTGTTCACCGCGATCGCGATGTTCGGCATCGTGATCGTGGCGGGCTACCTGCTCTACGCGATGCAGCGCACGCTGTTCGGCGAGTTCCGGCTCGATACCGATTATACGATCGGCCGGGCGGCGTTCCACGACGTGGTGCCGCTCGCGGTGCTCGTGGTCTGTATCATCGGCCTCGGTACCGCGCCCGACGTGTTCTTCGGCATGATCCAGGACGCAGTCGGCCCGCTGCTGGGGGGTGGTGCCTGAATGGCACCTCTGACCGCGCTCGCGCCGACGCTGCTGCTCGCTCTGACCGCGCTCGCGCTGTTCGTCATCGACAGCATCGACCCGCACTCGAAGAACCGCACGCTGTTCTCGGGCACCGCGACGGTCGGCTCGCTGGCCGCGCTCGTCGCTGCCGGCGCGCTGCTGGTCACCGGAACGGGAACCAATGGTGGCGTGCAGTTCTACGGCGGTCAGCTCGTCGTCGACGGGATGAGTCTCTTCTTCACGATCATCTTCACGAGCGTCGCGACGCTCGTCACGGTCGCGAGCTACGACTACCTCGCGGGCGAGACCGAACAGGCGGATTACTACACGCTCGTGATGCTCGCCGCGACCGGAATGACGCTACTCGCCTCCGCAGGCAGCCTCGCGGTCGCGTTCGTGAGCCTCGAACTCGTCTCGCTGCCGACGTACGCTCTCGTCGCCTTCCTGAAGGACAACCGTGGTAGCGTCGAAGCAGGACTGAAATACTTCCTGATCGGCGCGCTCTCGTCGGCGATCTTTGCGTACGGGATCAGCCTCGTCTACGCCGCCACGGGAAGTCTCCTCTTTAGCGACGTCGCCGCGGCCGCGGCAGAGACCGAACTCACGGGCGTGCTCGGGATCGGCGTCCTGATGGTGCTCGCCGGATTCGCGTTCAAGACCGCGAGCGTTCCGTTCCACTTCTGGGCACCGGAGGCGTACGAGGGCGCACCGGCCCCCATCTCGGCGTTCCTCTCCTCTGCCTCGAAGGCCGCCGGGTTCGTGGTGGCGTTCCGGGTGTTTACGGTGGCGTTCGGGCTCGACATCACGTCGAGCGTCGACTGGGTGCTCGCCTTCCAGATCCTCGCCGTCGTGACGATGACGCTCGGCAACTTCGCGGCCGCGACCCAGGACAACGTGAAGCGGATGTTGGCGTACTCGTCGATCGGTCAGGCGGGTTATGTCCTGATCGGCCTCGCGGCACTCGGCGGCGGGAACAATCCGTCGGTGCTCGGGATGAGTATGGTCCACCTGTTCGTGTACGGGTTCATGAACACCGGTGCCTTCCTGTTCGTCGCGCTGGTCGAGCATTGGGGCTCCGTGGGGAGGACGTTCGAGGACTACAACGGCCTCGGGCGCGAGGCACCGATCGCGTGCGTCGCGATGACGGTGTTCATGTTCAGCCTCGCGGGGATCCCGCTCGGCGGCGGGTTCCTCTCGAAGTACCTGCTGTTCTACGAGGCGGTCGGTGCGGGCTTCTGGTGGCTCGCCGCCGTCGGCGTCGTCAACAGCGTGCTGTCGCTGTACTACTACAGCCGGGTCGTCAAGGCGATGTGGCTCAACGACCCTGCCAGCGATCTCTCGCTCAATAGCTACCCGATCGGGCTGTACACCGCGGTGGTCGCCGCCGGTCTGGTGACGGTGCTCTTGATCCCCGCGTTCGGGCTCGTCACCGATCCGGCCATCGACGCTGCCGCCGCGCTGTTCTCCTGACGTTCGGCCGTCGAGTTTTCGACGGCGGATGAAACGTTATTTTCACGATTTAGTGACTGAGGGTTGTCAGTTCGATAGCGACTGCTATTGATGTTCGTCCGCAGAACGCGAAGGCTGCCCGTATTGGCGATGAGCGCTTGCACAGCTATCCGGAGTGGCGGTGCTGTGCGGTAGCGGTGGCTGTGCGGAAGCTATGCGGTGGCGGTGCAGAAGCT
Protein-coding sequences here:
- a CDS encoding complex I subunit 4 family protein: MLIEILLALCLLGALVVFVLPDDYAPVGALVASLFPLVTSFLMWFGFDGSGNAFLDGGTLAYETMVQWISVGPYAINWHVGVDGISMPLVVLTTVLTTLAILTAWTPIDERRSQFYGLVLFLETGLLGVFVALDFFAWLVFWEIVLIPMYMLIGVWGGPRRKYAAIKFFVYTNVATLVMFLGFAALVFGLGDAVTSLDMPAIAQAIRAGELGSLGGVGPDTLKLIAFVAMFAGFAVKVPIVPVHTWLPDAHVEAPTPASVLLAGVLLKMGTYALLRFNFTMLPDVAADLAPYIAILAVVSVIYGAMLALAQQDLKRIVAYSSISSMGFVILGLVAYTEFGLGGATFQMLSHGLISGLLFACVGVIYNTTHTRMVGDMAGLADRMPVTTGMFIAGCFAYMGLPFMAGFMGEYFIFQGSFAAEFAGSMVFTAIAMFGIVIVAGYLLYAMQRTLFGEFRLDTDYTIGRAAFHDVVPLAVLVVCIIGLGTAPDVFFGMIQDAVGPLLGGGA
- a CDS encoding NADH-quinone oxidoreductase subunit N, translated to MAPLTALAPTLLLALTALALFVIDSIDPHSKNRTLFSGTATVGSLAALVAAGALLVTGTGTNGGVQFYGGQLVVDGMSLFFTIIFTSVATLVTVASYDYLAGETEQADYYTLVMLAATGMTLLASAGSLAVAFVSLELVSLPTYALVAFLKDNRGSVEAGLKYFLIGALSSAIFAYGISLVYAATGSLLFSDVAAAAAETELTGVLGIGVLMVLAGFAFKTASVPFHFWAPEAYEGAPAPISAFLSSASKAAGFVVAFRVFTVAFGLDITSSVDWVLAFQILAVVTMTLGNFAAATQDNVKRMLAYSSIGQAGYVLIGLAALGGGNNPSVLGMSMVHLFVYGFMNTGAFLFVALVEHWGSVGRTFEDYNGLGREAPIACVAMTVFMFSLAGIPLGGGFLSKYLLFYEAVGAGFWWLAAVGVVNSVLSLYYYSRVVKAMWLNDPASDLSLNSYPIGLYTAVVAAGLVTVLLIPAFGLVTDPAIDAAAALFS